In one Hippocampus zosterae strain Florida unplaced genomic scaffold, ASM2543408v3 HiC_scaffold_421, whole genome shotgun sequence genomic region, the following are encoded:
- the LOC127595191 gene encoding LOW QUALITY PROTEIN: 2-oxoisovalerate dehydrogenase subunit alpha, mitochondrial-like (The sequence of the model RefSeq protein was modified relative to this genomic sequence to represent the inferred CDS: substituted 4 bases at 4 genomic stop codons): MLRRLARSFKKSNAEFNPDPRSYTHHLGETPAPAKVLTVQVIDFDGKPVSDLHKQLDKQLLNKVLRTMMRCEEMDRYLYMSQRQGKISFYMPSFGETATTVGVAAGLXPQDAIYPQYREQGAFLFRGFTIDEVIAQCIGNRKDKGKARQMSVHYGSPDLNIFTVSSPLTTQVPQAVGAGYGFKLQKADRISLPFFGEGATSXGDFHAAMNFAATLSSHTLFACRNNHYAISTHYSEQFKGDGVAKLAVGYGMRTMRVDGNDALAVILATQHARRXILRTGEPFFIEYMTYRISDHSTSDHSSLYREDHERDSWQVKNNPINRLSNYLKLSGLKETSDAEDXQFKQQTKEEIIRLLKANSEEKQPAISQLFEDVYDVKPASLREQEQRLSAHLQANPDAYDLSKFE; encoded by the coding sequence ATGTTGAGGAGGCTGGCCCGTTCCTTCAAGAAGAGCAACGCTGAGTTCAACCCTGACCCCCGCAGCTACACTCACCACCTTGGAGAGACTCCTGCGCCTGCCAAAGTGCTGACCGTCCAGGTGATCGACTTCGATGGCAAGCCTGTCTCCgatctacacaaacaactcgaCAAACAGCTGCTCAACAAGGTGCTGCGGACCATGATGCGCTGCGAGGAGATGGACCGGTACCTGTACATGTCCCAGCGGCAGGGTAAAATATCATTTTACATGCCGTCTTTCGGCGAGACTGCCACCACGGTGGGAGTTGCGGCCGGGCTGTAGCCCCAAGACGCCATCTACCCCCAGTACCGAGAGCAAGGCGCTTTCCTCTTCCGAGGCTTCACAATTGACGAGGTGATCGCGCAGTGCATCGGCAACCGCAAGGATAAGGGCAAGGCCAGGCAGATGTCCGTGCATTATGGGTCACCTGACCTGAACATCTTCACGGTTTCGTCTCCCCTAACTACTCAGGTGCCGCAGGCCGTGGGGGCAGGCTACGGGTTCAAGCTGCAGAAGGCTGATCGGATTTCTTTGCCTTTCTTCGGGGAAGGGGCCACTTCATAAGGCGATTTCCATGCGGCCATGAACTTCGCGGCAACCCTGTCCTCGCATACTCTATTCGCTTGCCGCAACAACCACTATGCTATCTCCACGCACTACAGTGAGCAGTTCAAGGGAGACGGGGTGGCCAAGCTGGCAGTCGGTTACGGTATGCGGACAATGCGGGTGGACGGCAATGATGCCCTGGCCGTGATTCTGGCCACCCAGCACGCCCGCCGCTAGATCCTGCGCACAGGAGAGCCTTTCTTCATCGAGTACATGACCTACCGCATTTCAGATCACTCAACCTCCGACCACTCCAGTCTCTACCGCGAGGACCATGAGCGTGATTCCTGGCAGGTCAAGAACAACCCTATCAACAGGCTGTCCAACTACCTCAAGCTGAGCGGACTGAAGGAGACCTCTGATGCGGAGGACTAGCAGTTCAAGCAGCAGACCAAGGAGGAGATCATCCGTCTTTTGAAGGCCAACAGCGAGGAGAAGCAGCCCGCCATCTCCCAGCTCTTCGAAGATGTCTACGACGTCAAGCCAGCCAGCCTCCGCGAGCAGGAACAGCGGCTTTCCGCCCACCTTCAGGCCAACCCCGATGCCTACGACCTCTCGAAGTTCGAATGA